Proteins encoded together in one Campylobacter concisus window:
- a CDS encoding Y-family DNA polymerase, with translation MKNEAQKFYAVIDLKSFYASVECVERGLDPFKADLVVADDSRGNGSVCLAVSPALRAKGVKNRCRLFEIPKAIKFIIAPPRMQFYIDYAAKIYEIYLKYVSKDDIYVYSIDEAFIDLTSYVKFYNTDAKSIAKKIMDEILKTTGVTATCGMGTNLYLAKIALDILAKHSDDGIAFLDEQLYKERLWAHQPLDDFWRIGKQTRLKLEKHGIFCMKDIANAPRSLLEKFFGVDAYITIDHANGIEPTTIADI, from the coding sequence ATGAAAAACGAAGCACAAAAATTTTATGCCGTCATTGATCTAAAGTCCTTTTACGCCTCAGTTGAGTGTGTAGAGCGAGGACTTGATCCGTTTAAAGCCGATCTAGTCGTGGCTGATGATAGTCGCGGCAACGGAAGTGTCTGCCTAGCCGTTAGCCCAGCTCTTAGAGCCAAAGGTGTGAAAAATAGATGCAGGCTTTTTGAAATACCAAAGGCTATAAAATTTATCATTGCACCGCCTAGAATGCAGTTTTACATCGACTATGCAGCTAAAATTTATGAGATATACCTAAAATATGTCTCAAAAGATGATATCTATGTCTATTCTATCGATGAGGCCTTTATCGATCTTACTTCTTATGTTAAATTTTATAATACTGATGCAAAATCCATAGCCAAAAAGATAATGGATGAAATTTTAAAAACTACTGGCGTGACGGCCACCTGTGGCATGGGCACAAATTTATACCTTGCAAAAATCGCCCTTGATATCCTGGCTAAGCACAGTGATGATGGGATTGCGTTTTTAGACGAGCAGCTTTATAAAGAACGTCTTTGGGCACATCAACCGCTAGATGACTTTTGGCGTATCGGTAAGCAAACTAGGCTAAAGCTGGAAAAACATGGAATTTTTTGTATGAAAGATATAGCAAATGCTCCGCGAAGCCTACTTGAGAAATTTTTTGGAGTTGATGCCTATATAACGATAGATCACGCAAATGGCATAGAGCCAACGACAATAGCTGATATA
- the aroC gene encoding chorismate synthase produces MNTFGKKLTLTTFGESHGVAIGGVIDGLPAGLKIDTDFIQSELDKRRPGQSNFTTARDEADKIEIFSGVFDGMSTGAPIGFAIFNNNQKSNDYENLREIFRPGHADFTYFKKYGFRDHRGGGRSSARETAVRVAGGAFAQLLLNEFNIEILSGVLGIGKIFSDKIDFNFAKNSQIYALGNEEAMKEVVNKARNDHDSVGAVVLSVVKNAPAGLGEPLYDKLDSALAAALMGINGVKAVEIGTGVKASETFGSVNNDEMDELGFLSNNAGGILGGISSGEDIVLKSHFKPTPSIFKEQKTLNLQGEVVDFELRGRHDPCIGIRGSVVATAMIRLVIADMLLLNASTKLENLKKIYG; encoded by the coding sequence TTGAATACATTTGGCAAAAAACTAACCTTAACAACCTTTGGCGAGAGCCACGGGGTGGCGATCGGTGGCGTGATAGATGGACTTCCAGCTGGGCTAAAGATCGATACAGATTTTATCCAAAGTGAGCTTGACAAGCGTCGCCCTGGACAAAGCAACTTTACAACCGCAAGAGATGAAGCCGATAAGATAGAAATTTTTAGTGGCGTCTTTGATGGCATGAGCACCGGCGCGCCGATAGGCTTTGCCATTTTTAACAACAACCAAAAGTCAAACGACTATGAAAATTTACGTGAAATTTTCCGTCCTGGTCATGCTGATTTTACATATTTCAAAAAATATGGCTTTAGAGATCACAGAGGCGGCGGACGCTCAAGCGCAAGAGAAACGGCCGTTAGAGTAGCTGGTGGGGCTTTTGCGCAGCTGCTTTTAAATGAGTTTAATATAGAAATTTTAAGTGGAGTGCTTGGTATAGGCAAAATTTTTAGCGACAAAATAGACTTTAACTTTGCTAAAAATTCTCAAATTTACGCACTTGGTAACGAAGAAGCGATGAAAGAAGTGGTAAATAAAGCTAGAAATGATCATGATAGTGTCGGTGCAGTTGTTTTAAGCGTAGTTAAAAATGCTCCAGCTGGTCTTGGAGAGCCACTTTATGATAAGCTTGATAGTGCCTTGGCGGCGGCTTTAATGGGCATAAATGGTGTAAAAGCCGTCGAGATAGGTACTGGCGTAAAAGCAAGCGAGACATTTGGGTCGGTAAATAACGATGAGATGGACGAGCTTGGATTTTTAAGCAACAATGCAGGAGGTATACTTGGTGGCATAAGTAGCGGCGAAGATATAGTGCTAAAGAGCCATTTTAAACCTACGCCTTCGATATTTAAAGAGCAAAAGACACTAAATTTACAAGGCGAAGTGGTGGACTTTGAGCTACGAGGTAGACACGATCCTTGTATAGGCATACGTGGTAGCGTCGTTGCAACCGCGATGATAAGGCTAGTTATCGCCGATATGTTACTACTAAATGCTAGTACAAAGCTTGAAAATTTAAAGAAAATTTATGGCTAA
- the rnc gene encoding ribonuclease III, whose translation MKILEEFEENLRYKFKKTELLEEALTHKSTKQVLNNERLEFLGDAVMDLLVAEYLFKKFSKIAEGDMSKLRAALVNEKSFANMARHLKMGKFLRLSTAEENNGGREKDSILSDAFEAVMGAIYLEAGLDKVREISIALLELCYPQIDFAHLEKDYKTALQEVTQASLGVIPTYELIGTSGPDHKKEFEIALLLNGEEISRAIGNSKKQAQQLAAKIALEKIKK comes from the coding sequence ATGAAAATTTTAGAAGAATTTGAAGAGAATCTTAGATATAAATTTAAAAAAACTGAGCTTTTAGAAGAGGCACTAACACACAAGAGCACCAAACAGGTGTTAAATAACGAAAGACTTGAGTTTTTAGGCGATGCAGTAATGGATCTGCTAGTGGCTGAGTATCTTTTTAAAAAATTTAGCAAGATCGCAGAGGGCGACATGAGCAAGCTAAGAGCCGCACTTGTCAATGAAAAAAGTTTTGCAAATATGGCAAGGCATCTAAAAATGGGTAAATTTTTAAGGCTAAGCACGGCCGAAGAGAACAATGGCGGACGCGAGAAAGATAGCATTTTAAGCGACGCATTTGAGGCTGTGATGGGCGCTATCTACCTTGAGGCTGGACTTGATAAGGTGCGAGAAATTTCGATCGCTCTGCTTGAACTTTGCTATCCACAGATCGACTTTGCACACCTCGAAAAGGACTACAAAACCGCTCTTCAAGAGGTCACTCAGGCCAGTCTTGGTGTCATACCAACATACGAGCTCATCGGCACGTCAGGCCCTGATCATAAGAAAGAATTTGAGATAGCACTGCTGCTAAATGGCGAGGAAATTTCAAGAGCCATTGGCAACTCTAAAAAGCAAGCCCAACAGCTAGCTGCAAAAATCGCACTAGAAAAAATCAAAAAATAG
- the rnhA gene encoding ribonuclease HI translates to MKTVTLFSDGSCLGNPGAGGWAYILRFNEAQKKESGGETYTTNNQMELKAAIMGLKALKEPCEVRLFTDSSYVVNSINEWLTNWQKRNFKNVKNVELWQEYLEISKPHKVIASWVKGHAGHPENEECDQMARDEAQRIKDENER, encoded by the coding sequence GTGAAGACAGTAACACTTTTTAGCGACGGTTCGTGCCTTGGAAACCCTGGAGCTGGCGGCTGGGCTTATATTTTGAGATTTAATGAAGCACAGAAAAAAGAGAGTGGTGGCGAGACGTATACTACAAATAATCAAATGGAGCTAAAAGCTGCGATAATGGGGCTAAAAGCGCTTAAAGAACCTTGTGAAGTGAGACTATTTACCGATAGCTCATACGTAGTAAATAGCATAAATGAGTGGCTTACAAACTGGCAAAAGAGAAATTTTAAAAATGTAAAAAACGTAGAGCTTTGGCAGGAGTATTTAGAGATTTCAAAGCCCCATAAGGTCATAGCAAGCTGGGTCAAAGGTCACGCTGGACACCCTGAAAATGAAGAGTGCGACCAGATGGCAAGAGATGAGGCACAAAGGATAAAAGATGAGAATGAAAGATGA
- a CDS encoding tetratricopeptide repeat protein, whose product MSVDIFFIGHRDPIFSLIILFSIILMIAALSYAWGIFSSKDEKKRIEKFIRKFDGKDGISDEHKQMLQSPEIDAQSLCMLGQTFAKNGDFEKSISIYLIALGKAKDKNEKEFILNELGEVYFKAGFLKKASEVFEKALELSPRNVIALRFLTMIDEKLKNYKEALYALNSLEELGVNVKDQKAYIKAISTLDDRNLSFNEKVEILSHLSQNFELLKRMILMLFIRHNENLENLKDFAKFEDVLDLLYNLKTPINLSDPKYKSLFYAKGDIDEPCEIYGFELNAIKKLKDAKFDAAGLSFNYVCKNCKNSFPMHFYRCPVCHELGSVKILSHITEKPSEDSNTF is encoded by the coding sequence ATGAGCGTGGATATTTTTTTCATTGGGCATAGGGATCCGATATTTAGCCTTATTATTTTATTTAGCATTATTTTGATGATAGCCGCACTAAGCTATGCTTGGGGTATCTTTTCAAGCAAAGATGAAAAAAAACGCATTGAAAAATTTATAAGAAAATTTGACGGCAAAGATGGCATAAGCGACGAGCATAAGCAGATGCTACAAAGTCCGGAGATAGACGCTCAAAGCCTTTGTATGCTAGGGCAAACTTTTGCCAAAAACGGCGACTTTGAAAAATCCATCAGCATCTATCTGATCGCTCTTGGTAAAGCCAAGGACAAAAATGAGAAGGAATTTATCCTAAACGAGCTTGGAGAGGTTTATTTTAAGGCTGGCTTTTTAAAAAAGGCTAGTGAGGTTTTTGAAAAGGCACTCGAGCTAAGTCCTAGAAATGTCATCGCACTTCGTTTTCTGACAATGATAGATGAGAAGCTTAAAAACTATAAAGAAGCACTTTATGCACTAAACTCACTTGAAGAGCTGGGAGTAAATGTAAAAGACCAAAAGGCCTATATAAAGGCCATCAGCACACTTGATGATAGAAATTTAAGCTTTAATGAAAAGGTAGAAATTCTCTCCCACCTTAGCCAAAATTTTGAGCTTTTAAAACGCATGATCTTAATGCTTTTTATAAGACACAATGAAAATTTAGAAAATTTAAAAGATTTTGCCAAATTTGAAGACGTACTTGATCTACTTTACAACCTAAAAACACCTATAAATTTAAGCGATCCAAAATACAAATCGCTCTTTTACGCAAAGGGCGATATAGACGAGCCTTGTGAAATTTATGGCTTTGAGCTAAATGCTATTAAGAAGCTAAAAGACGCCAAATTTGACGCGGCAGGACTTAGTTTTAACTACGTTTGCAAAAACTGCAAAAACTCATTTCCGATGCACTTTTACCGCTGTCCGGTCTGCCACGAGCTAGGAAGTGTAAAAATTTTATCTCACATCACAGAAAAACCAAGTGAAGACAGTAACACTTTTTAG
- the dnaG gene encoding DNA primase produces MIDPKSIEKLKNQIDIVDIIEHFVPVKKMGANYKCVCPFHDDKNPSMSISQSKQIFHCFACKAGGDAIKFVMDYEKLTYPEAIERIASLVNFSLEYTSDKVPTQKENKHILEKVNAFYRSEFFKHETAVRYIYSRGINDAMIEKFELGWAGDSASTIRLLQNENIEPKEALEVGIVKQNEKGIYASFIERITFPIYAHTAKLVGFGGRTISDHPAKYVNSPQSIVFDKSKLLYGYHLARQSIFEKKQIIITEGYLDVIMLHFAGFTNAVAVLGTALTTNHLPLLKRGEISVVLCFDGDSAGINAAIKSSRLLVQNEIDGSVVIIKDGADPADMVFAGRSDELKEMFGSGTELGEFYIEQVVKKYDITRPVQKQKCLEEIVEFTNSLKPIIAKSYELLVSNLLKIELNTFSLHGQRYINRQDQNFTNATTTNKQTAQKKDKTDILEFSVLKSMLANKNYEAIVLNELEEKFFLHHKDYFQAVLLPNIEDNAVLVREIYVDESSNVASSEDSLKEAILKLKLKYYEKFREDTRKSQKPNKIELMQKISEIIKSIYDKLQKN; encoded by the coding sequence ATGATAGATCCAAAATCCATTGAAAAACTTAAAAATCAAATCGATATCGTTGACATTATAGAGCACTTTGTGCCAGTCAAAAAGATGGGCGCAAACTACAAATGCGTCTGCCCATTTCACGACGACAAAAATCCTAGCATGAGCATAAGTCAAAGCAAGCAAATTTTTCACTGTTTTGCTTGCAAGGCCGGCGGAGATGCGATTAAATTCGTGATGGATTATGAGAAACTTACCTATCCTGAAGCTATCGAGAGAATAGCTAGCCTTGTAAATTTTAGCCTTGAATACACAAGCGATAAAGTTCCCACACAAAAAGAAAATAAGCACATTTTAGAAAAGGTAAATGCCTTTTATAGGAGCGAATTTTTCAAGCATGAAACTGCTGTGAGATATATCTATTCTCGCGGCATAAATGATGCGATGATCGAGAAATTTGAGCTTGGCTGGGCTGGGGATAGTGCTAGTACTATTAGGCTTTTGCAAAATGAAAATATCGAGCCAAAAGAGGCGCTTGAGGTTGGCATAGTAAAGCAAAACGAGAAGGGAATTTATGCTAGTTTTATCGAGCGTATTACATTTCCCATATATGCCCATACGGCAAAATTAGTTGGCTTTGGTGGTAGAACGATCTCGGATCATCCTGCAAAATATGTAAATTCTCCACAAAGCATAGTTTTTGACAAGTCAAAGCTACTTTACGGCTATCACCTAGCTAGACAAAGCATCTTTGAAAAAAAGCAGATCATTATCACTGAGGGTTATTTAGATGTCATCATGCTTCATTTTGCTGGCTTTACAAACGCCGTTGCTGTGCTTGGGACTGCTCTTACGACTAATCACTTGCCACTTTTAAAAAGAGGAGAGATAAGTGTTGTGCTTTGTTTTGATGGTGACTCGGCTGGTATAAATGCCGCCATAAAATCATCTCGTCTTTTGGTGCAAAACGAAATAGATGGAAGCGTTGTAATCATAAAAGATGGTGCAGATCCTGCAGATATGGTTTTTGCAGGTAGAAGCGACGAGCTAAAAGAGATGTTTGGCTCTGGGACTGAGCTTGGCGAGTTTTATATTGAGCAAGTTGTAAAAAAATATGATATTACACGCCCAGTGCAAAAGCAAAAATGTTTAGAAGAGATAGTGGAATTTACGAATTCTCTAAAGCCAATAATCGCAAAAAGCTACGAATTACTGGTCTCAAATTTACTCAAAATAGAGCTAAATACTTTTAGCCTTCATGGACAAAGATATATAAATAGACAAGATCAAAATTTTACAAATGCTACAACAACAAATAAGCAAACGGCTCAAAAAAAAGATAAAACTGATATTTTGGAATTTAGTGTTTTAAAGAGCATGCTTGCAAATAAAAATTACGAAGCTATCGTTTTAAACGAGCTTGAGGAGAAATTCTTCTTGCACCATAAAGATTATTTTCAGGCTGTTTTATTGCCAAATATTGAAGATAATGCGGTGCTTGTTAGAGAAATTTATGTTGATGAGAGCTCAAACGTAGCTTCTAGTGAAGATAGCCTTAAAGAGGCCATTTTAAAGCTAAAGCTAAAATACTATGAGAAGTTTCGCGAAGATACTAGAAAATCACAAAAACCAAATAAAATCGAATTAATGCAAAAAATTTCAGAAATTATAAAAAGCATATACGACAAACTACAAAAAAATTAG
- a CDS encoding M20 family metallo-hydrolase yields the protein MINFKRFEANFNAISRFGALKGGGLTRLAFSKEDLEARNFLINLIEENGFKLKIDNVGNIFAIYDDGCEPGEKPVCVGSHIDSVPNGGFYDGTLGVMAGLEALTSIKEAGIKLKHPLWLINFCCEESSRFKTATIGSKIISGKLGLQRLHELKDEDGISLFEAMSKFGLEPQNLNDSILKEHSFHSYLELHIEQGPVLERSGISVGVVSGIAAPIRFEIIIHGKSDHSGATPMNMRSDALLAASHIIIAANKFAKNKKTAVATVGYAHAKPGVLNVVPGEARLGVDLRDIDKTSLEELNLELRNFIKELSGELNFSYEIRELSSDEPVKLSEHAINLLSEEAAKLGIKTLTLPSGAGHDAMNLTKLASSVGMLFIPCVGGISHNTAEAINFDDAFKATQILTNALIKLSNE from the coding sequence ATGATAAATTTTAAAAGATTTGAGGCGAATTTTAATGCTATAAGCAGATTTGGAGCATTAAAAGGTGGAGGGCTAACAAGGCTTGCATTTAGCAAAGAAGACTTGGAGGCTAGGAATTTTCTTATAAATTTAATAGAAGAAAATGGCTTTAAACTTAAAATTGACAATGTTGGCAACATCTTTGCCATATATGATGATGGCTGTGAGCCAGGCGAGAAGCCAGTTTGTGTGGGCTCTCACATAGATAGCGTGCCAAATGGCGGCTTTTATGACGGCACGCTTGGTGTCATGGCAGGACTTGAGGCGCTAACCTCGATAAAAGAAGCTGGCATTAAATTAAAGCACCCACTTTGGTTAATTAACTTTTGCTGTGAAGAGTCAAGTAGGTTCAAGACAGCAACCATTGGCAGCAAGATAATAAGTGGCAAACTTGGTCTACAAAGGCTTCATGAATTAAAAGACGAAGATGGTATTTCGCTTTTTGAAGCGATGAGTAAATTTGGACTTGAACCGCAAAATTTAAATGATTCTATTTTAAAAGAACACTCATTTCATTCATATTTAGAACTTCACATTGAACAAGGTCCAGTGCTTGAGCGAAGCGGCATAAGCGTTGGTGTAGTAAGCGGTATCGCCGCTCCTATAAGATTTGAAATTATTATTCATGGTAAGTCAGATCACAGCGGTGCAACTCCGATGAATATGCGTAGTGACGCGCTGCTAGCTGCTTCACACATCATAATCGCAGCCAATAAATTTGCTAAAAACAAAAAAACAGCTGTGGCTACTGTTGGTTACGCACATGCAAAGCCAGGCGTTTTAAACGTCGTGCCAGGCGAGGCAAGGCTTGGAGTTGATCTAAGAGATATTGATAAGACAAGCCTAGAAGAGCTAAATTTAGAGCTTAGAAATTTTATAAAAGAGCTAAGCGGTGAGCTAAATTTTAGTTATGAGATAAGAGAACTAAGCAGTGACGAGCCAGTAAAACTAAGCGAGCATGCTATAAATTTACTAAGCGAAGAGGCTGCTAAACTGGGCATAAAAACGCTTACTTTGCCAAGCGGAGCTGGACATGATGCGATGAATTTAACAAAGCTTGCAAGCAGCGTTGGCATGCTTTTTATACCTTGTGTCGGCGGTATCAGTCACAATACAGCAGAAGCTATAAATTTTGATGATGCTTTCAAAGCTACACAAATTTTAACAAATGCACTAATTAAACTATCAAATGAATAA
- a CDS encoding amidohydrolase, with amino-acid sequence MDKIANLALSLKDELIKDRRYFHSHPETGWFTFFTTAVLAKRLSDLGYEISLGDKVVKADARLGLGSKEQCEKAIERAKKLLSPEEAKYLPYMKDGLTGLTAFIDTKRLGKFTAFRFDIDSVDVTESADADHRPFKDGFGADIAGITHACGHDGHISIGLGVAKLIAENLDEFNGKFKFIFQTAEEGTRGAVAMEAAGVLDGVEYLLGGHIGFQAKTNRGIICGTNKLLATSKFDVHITGRSAHAAGAPQDGANALLAASQMALSMHGITRHAKGVTRINVGVLKAGEGRNVIAPNGYLACETRGEDTNLNDFMYEKCMDIVKGVSEIYGIESKVVKTGGTNGADSDKEVTEIFYEAAKQSPFIDDDKIVKELDFGACEDFAHFMRALQDRGAKSGYMMIGTNLKAGHHNCKFDFDEECLVAGVDVYLRSAYKLNGVKK; translated from the coding sequence ATGGACAAGATAGCAAATTTGGCTCTTTCTTTAAAAGATGAGCTGATCAAGGATCGCAGGTATTTTCACTCGCATCCAGAGACTGGCTGGTTTACATTTTTTACAACCGCTGTATTAGCAAAGAGACTTAGTGATCTTGGTTATGAAATAAGCCTTGGTGACAAGGTGGTTAAAGCTGATGCAAGACTTGGCCTTGGCTCAAAAGAGCAATGTGAAAAAGCAATAGAAAGAGCCAAAAAGCTCCTAAGTCCTGAAGAGGCAAAATATCTCCCTTATATGAAAGATGGACTAACTGGCCTAACAGCCTTTATAGATACAAAAAGGCTTGGTAAATTTACAGCATTTAGATTTGACATTGATAGTGTTGATGTGACAGAGAGCGCAGATGCTGATCACAGACCTTTTAAAGATGGCTTTGGTGCAGATATCGCTGGTATCACGCATGCTTGTGGGCATGATGGTCATATATCTATAGGCCTTGGTGTAGCAAAACTTATAGCTGAAAATTTAGATGAGTTTAACGGTAAGTTTAAATTTATCTTCCAAACAGCAGAAGAGGGCACAAGAGGAGCTGTAGCTATGGAAGCTGCTGGTGTGCTTGATGGTGTAGAGTATCTATTGGGCGGTCATATCGGCTTTCAAGCAAAAACCAATAGAGGCATCATCTGTGGGACAAATAAGCTACTTGCAACTTCAAAATTTGACGTACATATCACTGGTCGTTCAGCTCATGCAGCAGGAGCACCTCAAGATGGCGCAAATGCCCTTTTAGCCGCATCTCAAATGGCGCTAAGCATGCATGGTATCACAAGACATGCAAAGGGTGTGACTAGGATAAACGTAGGCGTTTTAAAAGCAGGTGAAGGCAGAAACGTCATCGCGCCAAATGGCTATCTAGCTTGTGAAACAAGAGGTGAAGACACAAATTTAAATGATTTTATGTATGAAAAATGTATGGATATCGTTAAAGGTGTGAGTGAAATTTATGGCATAGAGAGTAAAGTCGTAAAAACTGGTGGCACAAACGGAGCCGATAGCGACAAAGAAGTAACTGAAATTTTCTATGAAGCTGCAAAGCAAAGTCCTTTTATAGATGATGACAAGATCGTAAAAGAGCTTGATTTTGGTGCTTGTGAAGATTTTGCTCATTTTATGAGAGCTTTGCAAGACAGAGGCGCAAAGAGCGGCTATATGATGATCGGTACAAATTTAAAAGCAGGCCATCACAACTGCAAATTTGACTTTGATGAGGAGTGCTTGGTGGCTGGAGTTGATGTCTATCTAAGATCTGCTTACAAACTAAATGGAGTAAAAAAATGA
- the pepE gene encoding dipeptidase PepE, translated as MKNALLISASSYQDTGYLRHCKNWVKEFLGECGKEEILFIPYAGVRRTNDEYEQKVIDRLKNSNIKSIHHYEDKISAIKNASSIAVGGGNTFMLLYTLYKLNLIEPIKEAVANGTKYFGWSAGANIAGKTMMTTNDMPIIMPKSFDSLNIFPYQINPHFISGKLAGHNGESREERLEEFLIANPKDTIYALPEGTALLIADNEAEVIGHSEILKFEYQKEIEKIEVGTKFKI; from the coding sequence ATGAAAAATGCTTTACTAATCAGTGCTTCAAGCTATCAAGATACTGGCTATTTAAGGCACTGCAAAAACTGGGTTAAGGAATTTTTAGGAGAATGCGGCAAGGAAGAAATTTTATTTATCCCTTACGCTGGAGTTAGACGAACAAATGACGAGTATGAGCAAAAAGTAATTGATAGATTAAAAAATAGCAATATAAAATCAATCCATCACTACGAGGATAAAATTTCAGCTATCAAAAATGCTAGCAGTATCGCAGTTGGTGGCGGAAATACCTTTATGCTGCTTTACACGCTTTATAAGCTAAATTTGATTGAGCCTATAAAAGAAGCTGTGGCAAATGGCACAAAGTATTTTGGCTGGTCGGCTGGCGCAAACATAGCTGGCAAGACGATGATGACGACAAATGATATGCCTATCATCATGCCAAAGTCATTTGATAGCTTAAATATCTTCCCATATCAGATCAACCCGCACTTCATAAGTGGCAAGCTAGCAGGCCATAACGGCGAGAGCAGGGAGGAGAGGTTGGAGGAATTTTTAATAGCTAATCCAAAAGATACTATCTACGCACTGCCTGAGGGCACAGCTTTGCTTATAGCGGACAACGAGGCTGAGGTCATAGGACATAGTGAAATTTTAAAATTTGAGTATCAAAAAGAGATAGAAAAAATAGAAGTTGGAACTAAATTTAAAATCTAA
- the dcuC gene encoding C4-dicarboxylate transporter DcuC gives METFKLIAAILGIAAVVALLVLKKETRTVLIGVGLVLCIIALKPMGALSAFTDYMTKAGLIKAICASMGFAFVMKYTMCDKHLVALLTKPLKNVGFILIPATTVLTYFINIAIPSAAGCSAAVGATLIPLLMASGIRPAMAGATVFAGTFGGVLSPGSAHNVYVADLVKKTVEGYTVQDVIKVQIPSAFTALVIVVIALVIVAILLKDYQKNTNFTLESSAASEEKPLFKVNFIYAIMPLVPLVILVIGGTSLAKDYSFLAWTKMGVAEAMILGAIIAIFATLTNPQKITKEFFNGMGHAYADVMGIIIAAGVFVAGLKACGAVDVVIAWLKTDQSYVKFGGTFVPFIMGIVTGSGDAATFAFNEAVTTNAAALGFEQDKLGMAAAIAGALGRSASPIAGAAIVCAGIAMVSPVEIAKRTFLGMFISVVAIAFFVI, from the coding sequence ATGGAAACATTTAAGCTAATTGCTGCCATTCTTGGCATTGCAGCTGTTGTGGCACTTCTTGTCTTAAAAAAAGAGACAAGAACGGTGCTAATAGGTGTTGGTTTGGTGCTTTGTATAATCGCACTAAAACCGATGGGGGCACTAAGTGCTTTTACTGACTATATGACTAAAGCAGGGCTTATAAAGGCGATTTGTGCAAGTATGGGTTTTGCATTTGTTATGAAATATACAATGTGCGATAAGCACCTTGTTGCGCTTCTTACAAAGCCGCTTAAAAATGTGGGTTTTATATTGATCCCCGCAACAACCGTGCTAACTTACTTTATAAATATCGCTATCCCTTCAGCTGCAGGATGCTCCGCTGCTGTTGGTGCTACGCTTATACCGCTTTTAATGGCTTCAGGTATCCGCCCAGCTATGGCTGGTGCTACTGTTTTTGCAGGGACATTTGGTGGAGTTTTAAGCCCAGGATCGGCTCACAACGTCTATGTGGCTGATCTTGTTAAAAAGACAGTTGAGGGCTACACAGTTCAAGATGTCATAAAAGTGCAAATTCCAAGTGCATTTACTGCTCTTGTTATCGTAGTGATCGCATTAGTTATTGTTGCAATACTGCTTAAAGACTATCAAAAAAATACAAATTTCACTCTTGAAAGTAGTGCTGCTAGCGAAGAGAAACCGCTATTTAAAGTAAATTTTATCTACGCTATTATGCCTCTAGTTCCACTTGTTATTTTGGTTATTGGCGGAACAAGCCTTGCAAAAGATTATAGCTTTCTTGCATGGACAAAGATGGGCGTTGCTGAGGCGATGATACTAGGTGCTATCATAGCTATCTTTGCTACACTTACAAATCCGCAAAAAATCACAAAAGAATTTTTTAACGGAATGGGTCACGCTTATGCTGACGTTATGGGTATCATCATCGCAGCTGGTGTCTTTGTCGCTGGCCTAAAGGCATGTGGAGCCGTTGATGTGGTCATCGCATGGCTTAAAACAGATCAAAGTTACGTTAAATTTGGCGGAACATTTGTGCCATTTATCATGGGTATAGTTACAGGTTCAGGCGACGCTGCTACATTTGCATTTAACGAAGCTGTCACAACAAATGCCGCTGCACTTGGCTTTGAACAAGACAAGCTTGGTATGGCCGCAGCTATTGCTGGTGCTTTAGGTAGATCGGCTTCCCCGATTGCCGGTGCTGCTATCGTTTGTGCAGGCATTGCGATGGTTAGTCCAGTTGAAATCGCTAAAAGAACATTTTTAGGTATGTTTATCTCTGTTGTAGCGATTGCATTTTTTGTCATCTAA